Below is a genomic region from Kribbella qitaiheensis.
TGAAATCGGGCACCAGATCGAAGGGCAGCCCAAGATAGATCAGCAGCAGCCAGAGCCGGACCCGGACACCGCGGGGGCAGGCTGCCTTAGGCCGCAAGCTAGCGGGCCTTCGCTAGATGTGCCACCGTGAAAGCTCTACTACGGGCGCATCAGGTGCCAGCTGCCGGCAGCGGCAAGCGCAAGGACGAGGAGGGTGGCCGCCTCGTCGCCGGCCTCGGTGCGGATCTGATGGTCTGCTCCGGCGCAACCGGCGATCCGCCGCAGCGTTTGCAACTCGCTGTCGTCGCGTCGGTGACTTTGAGCCGCGCACATGGTGACGTGATCGCCGGCGGCGTGAATCTGCCTTCGATGCGCGACTGCGTCCGGGACGATCCTGGCGATCAAGACGGTCAGTGCAGCAGCCGTGAGAACGATCGACGCCACCAACACGACTGTCCGCCGTGGCGATGGTTGGTGGGGTCGCGAAGGTTTCACGGTTGCCGGCTCGAGGTGTCGGTTCGCCGGGCCGCGCGGCGCCGGATCCGCCAAGTGGCGTAGGCGATGACGATGAAGGTCACGGCGATGAGGGCGGTGGCGCGGCCGAAGGTTTTCTCGACGGTGGCGTAGGAGTTGCCGGCGAGGTAGCCGACCAGAACCACGCCGGTTCCCCAAACCAGGCCGCCGGCGGCGTTGAAGGCCAGGAACTTCGGGTAGCGCATGCCTGCGGTACCGGCCAGGGCGGGCATGGTGGCGCGGAGGAAGGCCACGAACCGTCCCAGGAACACCGCCGCGCCGCCGCGCCGCGCGAGCTGTTCGCGGGCGGCGTTGATCCGGTCGCTGCGACGCTTGAGTAGGCGGGTGCGAAGGATTCGGGGTCCGAGGTGGCGGCCGACCTCGTAGCCGACGCTGTCCCCGACGATCGCGGCGCTGACCACCACGACGATCATCACAGGAAGCGACGCGTGGCTCTGGCTGGCCGCGACACCGCCGAGCACCGCCGCGGTTTCGCCGGGCAGGACGAAGCCGACGAACAGTGCGTCTTCGGCGAACACGAGCAGACCGACCAGCCCGTAGACGGCAAGGCCGTGCAGGCCCAGGAGCCAGTCGGTCAGCCGGTTCATGACAGCTGCGGGTGAACTGCAGCCACCAGGACCAGGCGCAGCGGTGTCCCGGCCAGCGCCCCGACCAGACGGGTGAGCGGTCTGCGGATGACCAGCCAGGTGACGACAGCGACCAGGCCGCCGAGCAGCAGCCCGGCGGCCACGTCGCCCGGGTAGTGCGCGGCGATGTAAACCCGGGTGAACGCCATCAGGACTGCGGCGATTGTTGCGATGATGCCGAGCCGCCGGTTCACGAGCCACAGGCCGACGGCGACGGCACCGGCCATGGTGGCGTGATCGGAGGGGAACGAGGCGTCGCTACTGCGGTTGGCCAGGACGAGGATGTTGTGCAGCGACGAGTAGGGGCGAGCCTCGTTGACCGCGTGCACGATGGGCTGGTTGACCGCCAGAGCGAGCAAAGTGGCACCGCCCGCGGTGATGGCAGCCGCGACCCGCGACACGTCGCCGGTCCGGCGGGCGATCCACCAGCCGGCCAGGAGCAGGAAGGCGAACAAGACCACGCCGTACCCGGCGTAGATCTGTGCCGGCGTGTGCAGCCAAGGCGTGGCCTTGGCGAAGGCGTTGATCTGCTCAAACAGCCAGTGGTTCACTCCGGTATCCCATCTACTACGATTAAGGTAGTAACCAACACTACTACGATCTTTGTAGTAGTCGTGAGGAGAGGTGGCTGGTGGCTTCCCGAGGGCAGACCCGCGGCCGCGGTGATCTGGAACAGCAGGTGTACGCGGCGCTCGCCGCGGGTGGTGGTCCGATGACCACGGCCGACGTGCGTGACGCGCTCGGTAGCGAGCTTGCCTACACGACGGTGATGACGGTGCTGGCCCGGATGCAAACCAAGGGCTTGGCGACCAGGATCCGCGCCGGGCGGTCGTATGCCTACAGTGCGGTGGTGGATGCGGCCGAGGTGACCGCCCATCAGATCCATCGCCTGCTGGATGCCCGCGGAGATCGTGCGGCGGTGCTGACCCGCTTCGCCCGTGGACTGTCGCCCGAGGAGTCCCAGTTGCTGCTGGACCTGCTCGGTCCCGACGCCGAGCCGGAGCAGACATGACCAGCGCAGCGGTGGTCGGGATCGTGGTGATCTTCTTGTACGCGCTCGCTGCCCCGGCGTTGTGTCGCGCGCTGGCGCCGGCGGTGGCGACTCGGATCCTCGTCCCGGCCAGCGTGTTCGCCGCCGCGAGCGGGGCGTTCATCCTCGCGGTCCTGGCGTTCACGTGGATCGGCCAGTTCCCGCTGATCGCCGCGCGGGGAGCCTGGTCACCGACGAGATTGCGCAGCGACAGCCCGATTCCGGCCGGGCTGGCCGTGGTCAGTGGAGTGCTGGTCGCGCTGGCGGCGATCTCGGTCGTGTGGACCGTTACTCGCCGGGTGCACGCGCTGCTCGAGGTGTACCGGGCGTGCCGTGACCTCACTGCGGTCGGTGGACTCATCGTGTTGAACGATGCGCGTCCGGATGCGTTCACCACTCCGCAGCCGGCGGGCCGGGTAGTGGTGACCAGCGGTCTGCTGCGGGCCCTGGGCGATCGTGAGCGGCGGGTGCTGCTCGCGCATGAGGCGTCGCATCTGGCGCATCGTCATGCCTGGTGGAACCTGGCTGCAGACCTCGCCGCGGCGCTGAACCCGCTGCTGCGGCCGACGGCACGGGCCCTGGCGACGGCGGCGGAACGGTGGGCCGACGAGGACGCGGCACAGACCGTTTGCGACCGGCGCCTGGTCGCGGCAACGCTAGTCCGGGTTGCGCAGCTACAGACCCGCTTCCCCGCAACTGCCCGGCGTACTGCAATCACTGTGGCTGGACCGGCGGCGACCGGTGGTGACGTCGCTGTGCGCGTCCGTGCACTCCTGGCACCGCCGCCCCGCCGTCGGCCGGTGGTGGTCGCCGCCATCGTCACGGCGCTGCTGATCGGCTCCCTGCCCGCGGCCGCGGTCCAGCACACCGGCGAGGCCCTGTTCGAACACGCCGCTCAGCCCGCGGTTAGTCGCCACACCTGAACGCCCACGCGATCCCCCGACTGGCGGGGGCGCCTCCCTCGAGGAACGGTCCCGCGTTCGGGACCATCGGCGGGCCGCTGCATCGGCCCCGCCAATGGCTAACCGCCGGCACGTCTAGAGTGCGTGACCGGCGTCTGCGGCTCAGGGCCGGCCCCCACAGCGCCCACCAGTGGTCCGAGGGCGAGGAGTGCCGAGAGTGCGGCGTAGCCGTAGCTGAGAGCGGCTGCGGTCGCGACGCCCGCGACCAGCAACGGTCCACCCGCGTCACCGAGTTCACGGCCGAGTTCGGCGGTGCCCATCGTCTGAACGGTCATCACACCGAGAACAGCAACCGGAATCCGCCCAGCCAGACCAGCCCGCCACCCAGCAACGGACCGAGGGTGTAGCCGATGCTCTTGTAGAAGCCGTAACTGCCGAACGCCCGGCCGTGCTTGGCCGCAGGGTTCAGCCTCGCCACCAAAGCAGAGGCAGCCGGGGAGGGACTGCCCCTGGTTCGGTTGACTCCTGATCTGTGAGGACTTGAGTCCTTGCTGGAAGGATGTCTGTCATGCCGAAAAGCGTTCCCTGTGGCGTGTGCGCTCGACGCCGCAGCTGTCTGCCGCCCGTCCGCGAACATGGCGGCTTGGCATAGTCCACAGAAACGTGTCGCGGATTCAACATCGCAGGTCACAGGGTGCGGGCGACGTCGGGATCGCGGCGGGCTGCGACGCCAACTGCTGGCTTGGTTGAGTGCGTCGTGCCAGGCGGTGTGGTTCTGCCGGTGGGCGTCGAAGACGTACTGATGGCCGCGGTGTTGGACCGCCGGGGCGAGGCGGCCCGCCGGGAGCTGTCGCAGTCCTGCTGATTCCGCGGTTCGCAACACGGGTGACACCGTGCCTAGAGATAGGGGTGCTGCCCCCGGCCCTGAGGCCGGGGGCAGCGGAGTTTCAGGCTGCTCGGATGTTTGCGGTGATTCGGGTGTTGGGGCCGCTGTTTTGGAGGTGGAAGCTGAGGGTGGCTCGTCCGGTCCAGCCGGGTGGTGCGAGGTTGGGTAGGTTGATGGTGAAGTCGGAGAAGTTTGCGACGGTGATGACTTGGTCGGGTTGGCGCTGGGTGCCCCATGGCTCGGGTGCTGATCGGCCGCTGTTGTAGAGGCCGCCGTGAATCAGTACGCCCTTGGTGTATCCGCCGGCTGTCTGGAAGTCGATTCTCATGCCGAGCAGGCTGTTGGCGTCGAGTTGCTGGAAGTTGCCGCTGGCTTGGAGGCGGACGCGCAGGTTGGCGGGCAGGTTGGAAGCGACGGTGCCGGACGCGACGTCGGCCCAGGTTTCGCCGGCCATGCCGAGTGCTGCTGTCCAGGTGCGCTGGTCGAAGCTCGCATAGCTGGGTTTGCCGTGGTTGGGGATGTAATGGTTGCTTCGGACAACGTTGCCCAGGCTGACGGCGGCGAGGGAGTCGGTGCCGGTGCCGTCCTCAGCTTCCAGGTAGACGGTGCCGTGGTCGGGGATGGTTCCGGACCAGTTGAGACCGGCGGTGCTGGTGCCGAGCCGTTGTTCGACCGGCGTCAGGTGTTCATTGGCGTGATTGTCTTCGTAGCTGGCGTGTTGTGCGTCGATGCGGTAGACGCGGAAGTTGCCGTTGGCGAAGGGAACGTTGTTCAGTGCAGCAGACACGGACTGTTCTGTACCGGAGGTGTTCCACAGCAGCATGCCGGACTTGTGGCCGTCGGAGGAGGCCATTCCGTCGACGGCGCCGCTGATGTTGAGCTGTTTGCGCTCGACGGGCATGTTGGCGTAGAGCTGGAAGGCGTTGTAGGCAGCGCGTTTGTGGCCGTCGCGGTCGAGCAGCCCGATGACGTCGCAGGTGCTGGCGCAGACGGGATCTTGGAACTGGGCCCATTCGACGTGGGTGATCCAGGGCTTGGCCAGCAGCGCCTTGTAGCTCTTCAACATCTCGGCTGCGCCGCGGTAGGTGATGACGTCGGTGGGGGCGGTGAAGTCGTTGGTCCAGTTGTATTCGTTGAGGTTGTTGTCGACCGACGCCATCCGGTAGGCGGTCAGCCCTGAGTCGGTGGCGTTGCGGTAGTTGTTCTCGAGGCTGCCGTTGGTGGCATCACCATAGGCGTGGAAGGAGAACCCGTCGAGCGGGAGGTTGTCCGACAGTACGCGGTTGACGAATGGCCCTGACCATCCGACGCAGCACAGCGCCGGGCCTTCGACGTAGGCGTCGGGATTGGCGGCTCGCAGGGCGCGCGAGGCGTCGCGATAGAGGTCGAGGTACTGGGCTTGGTTGCCGGTCCAGAAGACGCCCGGCAGGTCGGGCTCGTTCCAGATCTCGTAGGAGCCGATGCGGCGACCGGTCTGTTTCCAGTGACTGGCGAAGGCGGGCACGATCTGGTTGGCCCAGACCGAGGGGTTGCTGGGCGGGTTGTTCCAAGATCCGCCGGCCGGTTTGAGGATGCCCGGGGTGTAGGTGAGGGCGGGTACCGGTTGCGCGCCGGCGTTGTTGATGAGGTCGACGAGCTGGTCGACCTGGCTGAAGTTGTACTGCGGGCTGGCGGCCGATCCGGTGATCATCGGCGCCCAGTCGTGTTGTTCGTTGCCCCACATCATCTCCCAGCGCACCCGCGCCGGGCGGAGGGTGGCGAGCCGCGGGGCGTCGCGCTGCCACCGGGCCAGCGACACGTAGCCGCTGTTGAAGACGCCGAACTTGCTCTTGGTGAGGGGGAAGTCGGTGTTGGCGTTGAAGTCGGCGGTCACCGTAGCGGTGGCGGCCTGGGCGGGTTGGGCCACGAGCGAGGCCCCAATCAGGAGCGCGGTTCCGAGTGCCACGCATACCCGTCGCATTGTGCTCATCTGCAGTCCTTCTGTTCGCTTGGGTGGGCGGTCCTGCGCTGAACGGGAAAGGAACTTTCACCTCCGATCCGGGCTGGTCGGTTGTGTGGCTAGCGGGGCGGGCCCGGTGATGATCTGTGCGATCAGGGAGAGGTCGGCCTTGGGTTTGCGGTCTTCGGTCAGGAGGCCGTTGCGTTCCTGGACGGTGTCCGCGAGCTGGGTGTAGCAGAATCCGGCCAGGCCGGTGGATCCGTGCACGGCTTCGAGAAGCGCTGCCAGCCGCTCGAGGAGCTGTTCGGGGGAGTCGGTAACCCCATATCCGCTCCAGGTGGTGGGATCGTCCGGTGCGTGGGTGAAGCCACCGAACTCGCTGAGCAGGACCGGGACCGGGACCGCGGTACTAGCGTCGCCGAGAGTGAGTTGCTTTCCCCCTGGCCGGCCGTTCTCCACGGTGTTCTTGACGCGGTCTTCATTGGCGTACCGCTGGTGGATCGTGTCCGGATCGTGCGTGTAGTCGTGAATGCCCAGCAGATCACCGGCCACGTACTCCCAGCCGTCGTTGCCGATCACCGGCCGGGACGGGTCGAGCGCCTTGAGCAGGCGGTAGAGGCCGTGGACCGCGTCGCGCTGCTGCTCGGAGCTCGCGACCTGGGCAACGCCCCAACTCTCGTTGAACGCGACCCACGCGACGACACAGGGATGGCCGGCGTCGCGTTCGACGATCTCCATCCACTCGCGGGTACTGCGAGCCAGTGACCGCCTGCTGTACGAGTAGGTTGCGGCCGAGTCGGCACACACCAGCACGCCCAGGCGGTCACACCAGTACAGGAAGCGCGGGTCTTCAGCCTTCTGGTGCGTCCGAATGCCGTTGAATCCGAGTTGTTTGATCAGCTCGACCTCGGCGCGCAAGGTGTCGGCGCTGGGTGCTGCCAGGTGCGACTGCGGCCAATATCCTTGCGCTAGGGCGAGCCGCAGGTAGTACGGGCGTCCGTTGAGGAGGAAGGAGTGCTGATCGGTGCCGACCGTGCGGAAGCCGAGGTAGCTCTCGACCCTGTCGACTCCGCCCGCACCGTCGACTGTGACAGTGGCATCGCAGAGGGTCGGCTGCTCGGGTGACCACAGCAGGTGATGGGGCTCTGCTTCGAAGCTGTTGTCCTGGATCGTCAGCCGACGGCGGAGCAGGCTGCCGGTCACGGTCCAGGTGTCGTCGACCAGGGTCCGGTCGTTCAGGTGCAGTTGGATCGACACCTTGACCGGCTGGTTGCTGTGTCTGGTCAGCCGTACCTCGACGTCGAAGCTGCCGGGCGGCTCGCTGGGTGTGAAGAGAAGGCTTTCGATGTGGTCTCCCGGGACCTCTTCGAGCCAGACTGGCTGCCAGATGCCGGAGGTGCGCTCGTACCAGATGACGTGTGGCTGTTCCTGCCAGTCCTGCTTGCCGCGGGGTTGCTCGAGGTCGTGAGGATCGTCCCAGGCGCGGACCACCACTACCTGTTCTCCGTCGCCGGTCAGCGAGTCGGTGATGTCCGCAGCGAAGGGAGTCTGGCCGCCTTCGTGACTGACGACGTGCTCGCCATTGACCCAGACATCGGCGCGATAGTCGACGGCGCCGAACCGCAGTACCAGGCGACGGCCGGGCGAGGGAGCGGTCACGTGAAGCACCCGGCGATACCAGAGCACCGGGTGGTAGCCGGTGTCGTGGATGCCGCTGGCAGGCGACTCCGGCGGATACGGCACGGTGATGGTGCGGTCGAAGACGTCTGTACGGCGCTGCCAGTGTTCGGCTAGTCCGACGTCGGAGTCGTCGTGGGCGAACTGCCACTCTCCGGTGAGGTCTTGCCAGTCGGCGCGGGCCAGTAGGGGACGCGGGTGATGGTCTTGCAAGGGCGTCGGCATGGATGCTCCTCGGGAGGGCGGGCTGGTCGGCTGCTAGCCGAGGTGAACTACGGCGAAGGTGTGGGGAGGTGCGTCCTGGAGCGTGACCGTGACGCGGACTTCACCGTGCTCGGCGCCGACGGCGGCGAGTTCCACTGTGGCCGACCTCATCGCGGTGTCGGTGCCGAGCTGAAGTTCCCGACTCGCGGTGGGTCCGTCGAAGCGCACGGCGAGGGACGCCTGGGGGACGGCTGAACCTGCAGCGTCGGTGACTCCGCCGGTGACGGTGACCGATGGGCCGCAGCCGACGAGGTCCGCTGCGATCAACGGGACTGCCTGTGGATCGGACGCGGTGCCGAGGCGGAACGTGGTGGTGGCCTCTTCGAGGTCGGCCCACGCGGAGGTCCGCCGACCCGTGTACTGGTGCCGGACCCGGCGAACCTCGCCGACTGGCGCTGCGCTGTGGGGGTGGTGGACGGAGCCGGTCAGTTCGAGCAGAACGACTCCACCGCGGGGCAGTTCAAACGTCCAATTTCGCTCGACAGCCGCGTGCTCGACCTCACTACCGTCGTGTTCGGCGTCGATCCGGCGTAGCGCGGCAGCGTCATAGTCGCCTTCGCCCGTGTCGAGCTGGATCTGTACCGTCCGCGCTGCTCGGTTCCAGATCGCCACCGCGAACCGGCCGTTCTCGGAACCGGCCAATGCTCCCACTTCGGGCGGTCCGTCGAGGTCCACGACGCAGCGGTCCACCGGCATGTTCTGGTAGAACTCGTAGGCGCTCAGCACAGGCTTGGGTCGCCCGTCGATGGTGACCATTCCCGAGTAGTTGCCGTGTCCGCTGTCGAGGAACTGCGCCCAGCTCACCTTGGTCAGTCCGGGGGCCGCCAGCAAGGTGGCGAAGTCGGCCAGCAGAGCGGCCGCCAGGTGATGCGTGTCCTGTGCGCCGCCGAGCGGATAGTCGACCGGGTAGGAGTTGTACTCGTTGAGGTGCACCTCAACGTCGCCTAGTTCTGGTCGGTTCTCCAGATGCTGCAGAACCTTGTCCAGCGCGGTCTGGATGCTGTGGGTTCCGTAGTGGTGGAACGAGAAGAAGTCCAGCGGCAGGTCCTCGGCCGTTACCAGGTCGAGGAAAGCCGGGATCCAGTGCTCGTTGGCCAGTACCGATGCCAGCGCCGGACCGCCTACTGGCGTGTCCGGATCGGCCTTGCGGATCGCCGACGCGGTGGCCCGGTACAGCGCGAGATAATCGTCGAGGTCACCCCCGAAGAACACCGCTTCGCCGGTTCGTTCGTCGCGCAGGTCAGGTTCGTTGTAGACCTCGTGGTACCCGACTGTGACACCGCGCTCGTACGCGCCTTCGACGTAGGCGCTGATCATGTCGACCCAGCCGCCGTCGTCGTCCGCCAGATCCCGCCAGTCGCCGCCCCGAGGCTGGTAGGGCGACGGGATATAGCAGTACGACCAGTAGGGGCGAATGCCGAGATCGTTGAGGAAGGCACCGATCTCGTCGAGCTCGGAGAAGTCATAGGCGAAGCCGTCGCGCGACGGTTCGCTGATCGGGCGCTCGTAGCCGATCCAGTCCGCGCCCCAGCCGATGTCGATGCGCACCGACTCCGGCTGTGCGGCCCGCAACGCCGCGGCGTCGCGATGATAGGTCGCCGCGTGCACGATGCCACTGTTGAAGACGGCGAACTTGGACTTGGAAAGGGGGTGGTCGGCGCGACTGGCCGGGTGCACCCGGATGGTCGCGATAGTGGCAGGTGTCTTCAAGGAAGATTCCCCTTCTCAGTTGGCAACGCCGCTGAAGGCGATACCGCGAACGACCCAGCGCTGCACGAAGATGTAACCGACGACGATCGGCAGGGAGACGAGAGTGACTCCGGCCATGATTTCGCCGTACTGGCTGTTGTAGCGGCCGACCAGGCTCTGCAGTGCCTGGGTGAGTACCCACTGGCTCTGGTCCTGTAGGTAGATGGAGTTGACGAAGAAGCTGTTCCACAACTGGACGAAGGTCAGCAGCCCCATGGCCAGATAGGCCGGTCCGGCCAGCGGCGCCATCACCGCGAAGAAGGTGCGCCAGCGTCCCGCCCCATCGACCGCCGCCGCGTCTTCCAGCTCCTGCGGCAGGGTGAGGAAGAACTGGCGGAAGAAGAAGGTGGGCAAGGCGCTGCCGAACAGCATCGGCACGATGATCGGTAGCGGAGTGTCGATCCACCCCAGGTTGCGGAAGATCACGTACTGCGGAATGAGGGTCACCTGGGCCGGCACCATCAAGGTCAACAGGATCACCATCAGCAGCGCCCGCTGCCCCGGAAACGTGAAGCGGGCCAGGGCATAGCCGGCCAGGGAGCTGGACAGCAAGGTTCCGGCCGTACCCACGACGGCGATCAGGACGGTATTGCCGACATAGCGCCCGAAATCAGGCAAAATGGCCAGCAGGTTGGCGTAATGGTCGAACGTGATCGGGTGAGGGATCAACTGGTCGGCGTCGAACATGTGCGCGTCGGTGCGCAGCGACATCGAGACAGCCCACAGCACCGGCAGGATGTAGAGGATCACCAGCACGGTCATCGCGGTGTGATAGACGCCTGCCTTCGCCCGCTTGCGGGCTACCGGTTTGCCGCCGCCGGTCGGAGCCCGGTCCGGAGTTGGTACGACGTGAGCGATGGGCTCGGTCACGGTCATCCCCGGCCGCCTTTCGTCGAGGTGGTTTCGCCGGCGTAGAAGACCCAGCGCTTGCTGAAGGCCCACTGCCCAAGAGTGAGCAGGAATGTGAGCAGCGCGAGCACCCATGCGATGGCTGCGGCATACCCCAGGCCGGACAGACGCTCGTTGTAGTTGAACATCTGGTTGTACATGTAGAGCACCACCGTGCGAGTGGAGTCCTCGGGGCCACCGGCCGCCGCGATGCCGCCGCCTGAGGCCGTCATGGCCACCACCGGGTCGAACAGCTGCAGCGCACCGATCAGTGAGGTGACCATCAAGAACAGCACTGTCGGCGAGATCATCGGCAGCAACACGTGCCGGAATCGCTGCCAGGCATTGGCGCCGTCGATCTTCGCGGCCTCTGGCAACGCATCCGGAACGCCGTGCAGGGCGGCGATGTACAGCGTCATGCCGTATCCAAGGCCCTGCCAGGTGGTGACCAGTGCGATCGAGGCCATCGCCGTTCGGGGGTCGAGTAACCACTCAGGGCCGGTGAGCCCGAACACCTCGAAGGCGCCGTTGATCGGCCCTGACTCGGTGTTGAACATCCACCGCCACACGATGCCGACCGCGATCTGCGACAACACGTAGGGCAGGAACAGCAGAGCGCGGTACGCCGCCACTCCGCGACGCGGCCGGTAGGCGACCAGGGCAGCCAGCAAGGAGAACAGCAGGAAGCTGGTCGTCCCGGTCAGGATGAACTTGACGGTGTTCCACAGCACCTTCGGGATCCGCTCGTCGTCGGTCAGGTGAGCCCAGTTGTCCCAGCCGATCCAGGTAGGTGCGGGTGCGACCAGGTCCCAGTGCGTGAAGGAGTAGTAGAGCGACACCCCGAGTGGGAGCCCGATGAAAGCAACCAGCCCGAAGAGTTGTGGCAGGAGGAACAGCAGGGCGGTGCCCGCCTCGCGGCGGCGGGGATTGTGGCGCCGCCGCGTGTCAGGTGACGTCTGCATCAGATCGACCTCATGCCTGCTCAGGATCCGAGGATCTTTTCGACCTTGGCGCAGGTGCCCTTCAAAGCTTCGGCCGCGGTCTTCTTGTTCGTGATGAGGCTCGTCAGCGCCGGCCCGATGCCGTCCTGGCCGAGGACGGTCCCGAGCTGACCGGTCGGGTCGATGTTGGTTCGCGCCAGCGGCCACTTGGCCGGGTCCAGTTGGGCTTCCTTCAAATGTGCAGGCTCACCAGGCGCCTGCAAGAAGGCCGCACCGCTGGCCACGTCCTTGTACGCCGGGATGAGGCCCATCTGCTTGCCGGCGCCCTCAGTGGCCATGTACTTCACGAACTTCCAGGCGTTGTCCACATTCGGGGATTTGGCGTACGCGGCCCAACTGTGGACCTGAAGGAGAGTGGAGTTACCCGCGGGTCCCTTGGGCAGCGCGGCCATGTCGTACTGGAGTTTCGGGTTCTGCTGCGCCGCAATTGTGACCTGCTCGTGCGATCCCTGCTGCATGGCGACGTGACCCTGGATCCAGCGCAGGTAGCCAGGTGTCTGCTGTTCCTGCTGCGGCGTCACTGCCGAGTGGTCCTTCCACATCATGTCCTGCAGCAACTGCATTGCCTCGATCGTGCCGGCCTTCTCGATCTCGCACTGGTCGCGTTTGTCGTCGCCGAGCAGACCCCCACCGTGCGCCCACAAGACAGGGGAGTAACCCGGCTCCGACGGGATCGCGATGCGGTTGTAATAGCCCCACTGGACGATCTTCTTCGGGTCGAAGTTCGGGCTCTCGGCATTGTTGCCGGCGGCATCCAAGGTCAGCTTTCGCGACCAGGCCCGTAGCTCCTGGTAGGTGTAGTCGCCGTTGGCAGCCGGCTCTTTGAGGCCTGCCTTCGCGAACATCGCCTTGTTGTAGAACAGAGACTGGACGTTGTAGCCCATCGGCAGTGCGTAGTAGCGGCCGTCCTTGGCGGCCTTGTCCGACTCGATCACGACCGGGACGAAATCCGAGGTCTTTACGCTGTCGGCGCCCATCTTGTCGGTCAGGTCGGCCAGCACGCCGTCGTTGGCCATCTCGTTGAGGTTCCAGCTGCCCGTGACGAGCACGTCGGACATGGTCTTGCCGGCGATCAGGGTCTTGCAGGCCGCGTAGTCGGCACCGCAGTCGGTCTTGTTGAATTTCAGCTTGATCGACGGGTTGGCCTGCTCGAATCCCTTCGCGGCCGCCTTGATGCTGTCGATGTCCTCGTTCACACCCCACACCGAGATGCTCAACGTGTCGGACTTGTCACCGCCCGACGGACTCGTGTTGGAGCACGCTGTCACGGCGAGGAGCGCCGAAACCGCCAGATAGGCCGGCAGGCGCCGTCCAGTAAATGTCATCGATTCCTCCAGGGATCTGCCGCCTGATCTGACAAGATTCGCGGCCTTCGGTGATTTTTACCACGTGGCCTGC
It encodes:
- a CDS encoding carbohydrate ABC transporter permease, with translation MTVTEPIAHVVPTPDRAPTGGGKPVARKRAKAGVYHTAMTVLVILYILPVLWAVSMSLRTDAHMFDADQLIPHPITFDHYANLLAILPDFGRYVGNTVLIAVVGTAGTLLSSSLAGYALARFTFPGQRALLMVILLTLMVPAQVTLIPQYVIFRNLGWIDTPLPIIVPMLFGSALPTFFFRQFFLTLPQELEDAAAVDGAGRWRTFFAVMAPLAGPAYLAMGLLTFVQLWNSFFVNSIYLQDQSQWVLTQALQSLVGRYNSQYGEIMAGVTLVSLPIVVGYIFVQRWVVRGIAFSGVAN
- a CDS encoding carbohydrate ABC transporter permease — its product is MQTSPDTRRRHNPRRREAGTALLFLLPQLFGLVAFIGLPLGVSLYYSFTHWDLVAPAPTWIGWDNWAHLTDDERIPKVLWNTVKFILTGTTSFLLFSLLAALVAYRPRRGVAAYRALLFLPYVLSQIAVGIVWRWMFNTESGPINGAFEVFGLTGPEWLLDPRTAMASIALVTTWQGLGYGMTLYIAALHGVPDALPEAAKIDGANAWQRFRHVLLPMISPTVLFLMVTSLIGALQLFDPVVAMTASGGGIAAAGGPEDSTRTVVLYMYNQMFNYNERLSGLGYAAAIAWVLALLTFLLTLGQWAFSKRWVFYAGETTSTKGGRG
- a CDS encoding ABC transporter substrate-binding protein, producing the protein MTFTGRRLPAYLAVSALLAVTACSNTSPSGGDKSDTLSISVWGVNEDIDSIKAAAKGFEQANPSIKLKFNKTDCGADYAACKTLIAGKTMSDVLVTGSWNLNEMANDGVLADLTDKMGADSVKTSDFVPVVIESDKAAKDGRYYALPMGYNVQSLFYNKAMFAKAGLKEPAANGDYTYQELRAWSRKLTLDAAGNNAESPNFDPKKIVQWGYYNRIAIPSEPGYSPVLWAHGGGLLGDDKRDQCEIEKAGTIEAMQLLQDMMWKDHSAVTPQQEQQTPGYLRWIQGHVAMQQGSHEQVTIAAQQNPKLQYDMAALPKGPAGNSTLLQVHSWAAYAKSPNVDNAWKFVKYMATEGAGKQMGLIPAYKDVASGAAFLQAPGEPAHLKEAQLDPAKWPLARTNIDPTGQLGTVLGQDGIGPALTSLITNKKTAAEALKGTCAKVEKILGS